Proteins encoded together in one Erinaceus europaeus chromosome 11, mEriEur2.1, whole genome shotgun sequence window:
- the LOC103123561 gene encoding PRAME family member 12-like, giving the protein MNKLEPPSLQNLAIESLVRNKELAIDALKALPAAFFPPLFLEAYRHECLEILKAMVPAWPFPYLPLGGLEPNMVPWNPSVSAVLDGIDVLLAQSVGPRRCKLQVLDLRNTGQEFWTGRTGIKLSGHSPRVEPQTSQCSRMKKQSPLLEIFTRLHVHDWCPDSFSSYLLEWVKKRKAVHVCFVKVTIVSVLSSSCRFQYAELLCIKELEVYNTWTLPTLKMFAHLMGKMKNLKKLTLRIHTPAATTHEELELGRRCVSQFTSQFLHLRHLTELYLQSPSFLQGHLEQLLRRLVTPLEILSLTNCTLTEGDLVHLFQSPHISHLKELCLRGVPLTSVSNPLRALLEVNAATLQHLDLGLCGLQDPQLEALLPALSSCSQLNSLSLHGNRLSMATLEKLLRCTSGLRRLRKEIYPAPLESFSSQGTLLPEIFDVLCSQFLRVLRDIGCPRTILVSPKPCLSGMLMLGNWVVTVSCSNCLHHSKKLSFGLSEN; this is encoded by the exons ATGAATAAGTTGGAGCCACCCAGCCTGCAGAATCTGGCAATAGAGAGCCTGGTGAGGAACAAGGAGTTGGCCATCGATGCTCTCAAGGCTCTTCCTGCAGCTTTCTTCCCACCCCTCTTCCTGGAAGCCTATAGGCACGAATGCCTGGAGATCCTGAAGGCCATGGTGCCAGCCTGGCCCTTCCCCTATCTGCCTCTGGGTGGTCTAGAGCCTAACATGGTACCCTGGAACCCGAGTGTGAGTGCCGTGTTGGATGGCATTGATGTCCTCCTGGCCCAGAGTGTTGGCCCCAG GAGATGTAAGCTGCAGGTCCTGGATTTACGGAATACTGGTCAGGAGTTCTGGACTGGGAGGACCGGAATCAAGCTCAGTGGACACTCACCCAGAGTAGAGCCACAGACCTCTCAGTGCTCAAGGATGAAGAAGCAAAGTCCGTTGCTGGAGATTTTTACAAGACTTCATGTCCATGATTGGTGCCctgattctttctcctcctacctcCTGGAGTGGGTGAAGAAGAGGAAAGCTGTACATGTGTGTTTTGTGAAAGTGACAATTGTGTCAGTACTCTCGTCGAGCTGTAGGTTTCAGTATGCAGAGCTGTTGTGTATCAAGGAGTTGGAAGTCTACAACACTTGGACACTCCCTACCCTGAAAATGTTTGCTCATCTGATGGGAAAGATGAAAAATTTGAAGAAACTCACTCTCCGCATCCACACTCCTGCTGCAACCACCCACGAAGAGCTTGAGCTTGGAAGACGGTGTGTTTCCCagttcacctctcagtttctgcacCTAAGACACCTCACAGAGTTGTATCTTCAGTCTCCCTCATTCCTGCAGGGCCATCTGGAACAGCTCCTCAG gAGGCTTGTCACCCCCCTGGAGATCTTGTCACTCACTAACTGCACATTAACAGAAGGAGACTTGGTACATCTGTTCCAGAGCCCACACATAAGTCACCTGAAGGAACTGTGTCTGAGAGGAGTCCCCCTGACCTCTGTCAGTAATCCCCTGAGAGCTCTGCTGGAGGTAAATGCAGCCACCCTCCAGCACCTGGACCTGGGTCTGTGtggcctccaggacccccagcttgaggccctgctccctgccctgagCAGCTGCTCCCAGCTCAACTCCCTCAGCCTGCATGGGAACCGCCTGTCCATGGCCACCCTGGAGAAGCTGCTGCGCTGCACCTCGGGCCTCAGAAGGTTGAGAAAAGAGATCTATCCGGCCCCTCTGGAAAGTTTCAGCTCCCAAGGGACTCTCCTCCCTGAAATATTTGATGTGCTTTGTTCTCAATTTTTAAGGGTCTTGAGAGATATAGGCTGCCCCAGGACCATCTTGGTGAGCCCTAAACCCTGTCTTTCCGGAATGCTGATGTTAGGGAACTGGGTTGTGACAGTATCCTGCAGTAACTGCCTACATCACTCTAAGAAGCTGTCCTTTGGGCTCTCAGAAAACTGA